Proteins from a genomic interval of Nostoc sp. TCL240-02:
- a CDS encoding PadR family transcriptional regulator, producing MFRHFRSRFGTPAWAGVSEEDSLLVKSWFRHDKHHGRERREHGKHFGNEMFGRAWGDEHRTRRGDIKFILLELLSEHPSHGYDLIKEMETRYGGFRRLSPGSVYPTLQLLEEGGYLKSAQEGGKRIYTITDEGRQLLAERSQQETSDTPWDSVKSFVKGKPQEFIELRNAATELAAVVVQVARSGNVERINRVRELLEQVKREIHAILAEK from the coding sequence ATGTTTAGACATTTTCGTTCACGATTTGGAACACCTGCATGGGCAGGAGTTAGCGAAGAGGATTCATTGCTTGTCAAGTCTTGGTTTAGGCATGATAAGCATCATGGTAGAGAACGTAGAGAGCATGGCAAACACTTTGGTAATGAAATGTTTGGTCGTGCTTGGGGAGATGAACATCGGACTCGTCGGGGTGACATCAAGTTCATCCTGCTGGAATTGTTATCCGAGCATCCTAGTCATGGTTACGACCTGATTAAAGAGATGGAAACTCGTTATGGTGGTTTCCGTCGCCTCAGTCCTGGCTCTGTATATCCAACACTCCAATTGCTGGAGGAAGGGGGTTATCTCAAGAGCGCACAAGAAGGTGGCAAGCGGATTTACACGATTACCGATGAGGGTAGACAATTATTAGCAGAACGTTCTCAACAAGAGACTTCAGATACTCCTTGGGATAGCGTCAAAAGTTTCGTGAAAGGTAAGCCCCAAGAGTTTATTGAGTTGCGGAATGCTGCAACAGAATTAGCTGCTGTTGTGGTGCAGGTTGCTCGTAGTGGCAATGTGGAGCGAATAAATCGGGTTCGTGAGCTTTTAGAGCAAGTTAAACGGGAAATTCACGCGATTCTGGCGGAAAAATAA
- a CDS encoding glucosamine-6-phosphate deaminase: MLTATNSFRVDDLLVQIYNSEAEMAGDVAEIAQKHLQQVLKQQDTAAVLLATGNSQLKFLDALIALGGVDWSRIILFHLDEYLGISADHSASFRRYMRERVEKRVVPKEFHYIEGDTLQPVNECDRYTKLLQAQPIDLCCLGVGENGHLAFNDPSVANFQDPYSVKLVKLDTVNRQQQVSTGHFPNLETVPQYAFTVTISAICSAKKIICLAPEKRKANVVKQMLQGAISTDCPASILRQQSQATLFLDVNSASSLSKFN; this comes from the coding sequence ATGCTAACCGCTACAAACTCTTTTCGCGTTGATGATTTACTGGTGCAGATTTACAACTCTGAAGCAGAAATGGCCGGAGATGTTGCCGAAATCGCCCAAAAGCATTTACAGCAAGTTCTCAAACAACAAGATACAGCTGCTGTATTATTAGCAACAGGTAACTCTCAACTCAAATTTCTCGATGCTTTGATTGCATTGGGTGGTGTAGATTGGTCGCGGATTATTCTGTTCCATCTAGATGAATATTTGGGAATTAGTGCTGACCATTCTGCGAGTTTCCGGCGCTATATGCGAGAACGTGTAGAGAAGCGGGTTGTTCCTAAAGAGTTTCACTATATAGAAGGTGATACACTGCAACCAGTAAACGAGTGCGATCGCTACACCAAACTATTGCAAGCACAACCAATAGACTTATGCTGTCTTGGTGTTGGCGAAAATGGACATTTAGCTTTTAACGATCCATCAGTAGCAAATTTTCAAGATCCTTACAGTGTGAAACTAGTGAAACTGGATACAGTGAACCGTCAACAACAAGTAAGCACAGGCCACTTTCCAAATCTAGAAACTGTTCCACAATATGCTTTTACTGTCACTATCTCAGCAATTTGTTCAGCTAAAAAAATTATCTGTCTCGCTCCAGAAAAACGTAAAGCGAATGTGGTAAAACAAATGTTGCAAGGAGCTATAAGTACAGATTGCCCAGCTTCTATTCTCCGTCAACAATCCCAAGCGACGTTATTTTTGGATGTCAATTCTGCTAGCAGTCTGTCAAAATTTAATTGA
- a CDS encoding helix-turn-helix transcriptional regulator, with amino-acid sequence MTLLNQAQVEQLKEITTHLRQVRQEKAIRIEEIAAQTLIRAGVLHALEEERFEELPEPIFLQGFIRRYGDALGLDGNALSHTLISNPVVRQDSKNDHNNSDNKPNTYIPLVVTYILLLVAASAGLLHILNPPQTTSESLTPEVNNQQSIVSNTNKLTEK; translated from the coding sequence GTGACACTCTTAAACCAAGCTCAAGTAGAGCAGCTAAAGGAAATAACCACACATTTACGACAAGTAAGGCAAGAAAAAGCCATACGCATAGAAGAAATTGCCGCTCAAACACTTATTAGAGCAGGTGTTTTGCACGCTTTAGAAGAAGAACGATTTGAAGAATTACCTGAGCCTATTTTTCTTCAAGGCTTCATCCGTCGCTATGGAGATGCTTTAGGGCTGGATGGAAATGCTTTATCACATACTCTTATAAGCAATCCTGTAGTCCGTCAAGATTCTAAGAACGATCATAATAATTCTGACAACAAACCAAATACATACATACCTCTTGTCGTTACTTACATTCTGTTATTAGTAGCTGCATCTGCTGGTCTTTTACATATACTTAATCCACCACAAACTACATCCGAATCTCTGACTCCAGAAGTCAATAATCAACAGTCAATAGTCAGCAATACTAACAAATTGACAGAAAAGTAG
- a CDS encoding SDR family oxidoreductase: MLNVENKVIAITGASSGIGEATAKLLAKNGAKVVLGARRTQKLEKIIEEIRNQGYIAEFKAVDVANREDMKAFIHFAKDKFGRVDVIFNNAGVMPLSPMNALKVEEWDNMINVNIHGVLNGIAAGLPIMEAQGGGQFINTASIAAHMVGPTSAVYSATKFAVWAISDGLRQESKNIRVTIISPGVVETELGSDITDESATGFLKELRKTALTPDAIARAVLYAVSQPDDVDINEVIVRPTASSF, encoded by the coding sequence ATGTTAAACGTAGAAAATAAAGTTATTGCTATCACTGGAGCCAGTAGCGGCATTGGTGAAGCCACCGCTAAGTTACTTGCTAAAAACGGTGCAAAAGTTGTTTTAGGGGCACGGCGCACCCAAAAGCTAGAAAAGATTATCGAGGAGATCCGTAACCAGGGTTATATAGCGGAATTCAAAGCGGTGGATGTTGCGAATCGTGAGGATATGAAAGCGTTCATTCACTTCGCCAAAGATAAGTTTGGTCGTGTCGATGTCATCTTCAACAATGCAGGCGTGATGCCCCTATCGCCAATGAATGCCTTGAAAGTCGAGGAGTGGGACAACATGATTAATGTGAATATCCACGGCGTATTGAATGGTATTGCTGCTGGTTTACCAATCATGGAAGCGCAAGGCGGTGGACAGTTTATCAATACTGCGTCCATCGCCGCGCACATGGTGGGGCCTACCAGCGCGGTTTATTCCGCGACAAAATTTGCTGTTTGGGCCATATCCGATGGATTACGTCAAGAATCGAAAAATATTCGCGTGACAATAATATCCCCTGGCGTGGTTGAGACTGAACTCGGCTCTGATATCACAGACGAATCAGCAACAGGCTTCTTGAAAGAACTCCGCAAAACCGCACTGACCCCAGATGCGATCGCTAGAGCCGTCTTATATGCCGTATCCCAGCCGGATGATGTCGATATCAATGAAGTGATTGTCCGCCCGACGGCAAGCTCATTCTAA
- the devC gene encoding ABC transporter permease DevC yields MILNIPLSWLQLARQKIRFLVALAGIAFVAVLMFMQIGFQAALYDSATQLHKNLEGDLFLISAQYKSLTSNQSFFRSYLYQALGFENVESVSPLYVQFAKFKNPSNGLKFPLYVLGFDPVKSVFKLPNIEEKLDLIRIPNIVLFDRDSRPEFGAISKDFEQGKVIKVEIFSYTGLVGYKVKIGGLFRLGPSFGVDGNLIVSSSTFLRIFQDRPAQKIDIGLIKLKPNTDQQKVFADLSAKLPKDVKVITRKDFIALEKTYWSLRTPIGFVFNLMVLMGFVVGVIVVYQILYSNISSHLTEYATLKAMGFKNKYLLSVVFQQALILASLGYIPGLAISIALYDVSKNATKLPVIMSTDKAILVLISAILMCLTSGFLSTNKLRNVDPADIF; encoded by the coding sequence ATGATTCTAAATATCCCCTTATCTTGGTTACAACTAGCCAGACAAAAAATTCGCTTTCTTGTAGCTTTAGCTGGGATTGCTTTTGTTGCAGTTCTCATGTTTATGCAAATTGGTTTCCAAGCTGCTCTTTATGACAGTGCTACGCAGTTGCATAAGAATCTAGAAGGAGACTTGTTTTTAATTAGTGCTCAATATAAATCTTTAACATCAAATCAGAGCTTTTTTCGCTCGTATTTATATCAAGCATTAGGCTTTGAAAATGTTGAATCAGTTAGCCCTTTATATGTACAGTTTGCTAAGTTTAAAAATCCCAGTAATGGTTTAAAGTTTCCATTGTATGTGCTAGGATTTGACCCAGTTAAATCAGTTTTTAAACTTCCAAATATTGAAGAAAAACTTGATTTGATTAGAATCCCTAATATCGTTTTATTTGACCGCGATTCTCGTCCCGAATTTGGAGCGATCTCTAAAGATTTTGAACAAGGTAAAGTTATAAAAGTTGAAATATTCAGCTACACTGGATTAGTTGGTTACAAAGTTAAGATTGGTGGTTTATTTCGCCTCGGACCTTCTTTTGGTGTTGATGGGAATTTAATCGTTAGTTCTTCAACTTTCCTCAGAATATTTCAAGATCGTCCGGCACAAAAGATAGATATAGGATTAATTAAACTCAAACCTAATACCGACCAACAAAAAGTTTTTGCAGATTTATCAGCCAAGTTACCCAAAGACGTAAAAGTAATTACTCGCAAAGATTTTATTGCTTTGGAAAAAACTTATTGGTCCCTTAGAACACCTATTGGATTCGTGTTTAATCTGATGGTATTAATGGGGTTTGTTGTTGGTGTGATCGTTGTTTATCAAATTCTTTATAGTAACATTTCTAGTCATCTAACTGAATATGCAACCTTAAAAGCAATGGGATTTAAAAACAAATACTTATTAAGTGTAGTTTTTCAACAAGCTTTAATTTTAGCATCTCTAGGTTATATACCAGGTTTGGCTATATCTATAGCATTATATGATGTCTCAAAAAATGCTACTAAATTACCAGTTATTATGAGTACAGATAAAGCTATTCTAGTATTAATATCAGCAATATTAATGTGTTTAACTTCTGGATTTTTATCTACAAACAAACTCCGAAATGTAGATCCAGCAGATATTTTTTAA
- a CDS encoding AraC family transcriptional regulator, which yields MVTSKIINQVINQSAIAHQCQELAALVTRHTDGKGNGFHKTAIEQLEFQRESSASTVLQGVCEPIFAILVQGKKEALLGEETYRYSAAQYLVVSVDLPLSAFIVEATLDQPYLGFKLNLDPRQLCDIITAQTSEIEEKKNSVRGLFVSTIDASLLDCAMRLTRLLDTPQDIPILAPMIIREIYYRLLMGEQGEAVRQIATSGSNMQRIAEVIKLIKADFTKPIRVEELAGQASMSSSSFHHHFKKVTSMSPLQYQKQLRLLEARRLMLAENSDAANAAYQVGYESPSQFSREYSRMFGAPPIRDIERLRTA from the coding sequence ATTGTGACAAGCAAAATCATCAACCAAGTCATAAACCAAAGTGCGATCGCTCATCAATGTCAAGAATTGGCGGCACTAGTCACTCGTCACACCGATGGCAAAGGGAATGGTTTTCATAAAACAGCTATTGAACAGCTGGAATTTCAGCGAGAATCTTCTGCTTCCACCGTACTACAGGGTGTTTGCGAACCTATCTTCGCCATCCTAGTTCAGGGCAAAAAAGAAGCGTTGCTGGGTGAGGAAACCTATCGTTATAGCGCGGCTCAATATCTAGTAGTCTCGGTTGATTTGCCATTGAGTGCGTTTATCGTTGAGGCAACCCTAGACCAACCGTATTTAGGATTCAAGCTGAATCTAGATCCACGTCAACTCTGCGATATTATTACTGCTCAAACCAGTGAGATTGAGGAGAAGAAGAACTCTGTCAGAGGCTTATTTGTCAGCACCATCGATGCATCGTTGCTCGATTGCGCCATGAGACTGACACGGCTTTTGGATACGCCACAAGATATCCCAATTCTTGCGCCGATGATTATCCGCGAAATCTATTATCGCCTTTTAATGGGTGAACAGGGCGAAGCTGTTCGCCAGATTGCGACATCTGGCAGCAATATGCAGCGTATCGCCGAGGTGATAAAACTCATCAAAGCTGATTTTACAAAGCCTATACGAGTTGAGGAGCTAGCTGGGCAGGCAAGTATGTCTTCTTCATCTTTCCATCACCATTTCAAGAAAGTGACATCAATGAGTCCGCTTCAATATCAAAAGCAATTAAGACTATTAGAAGCACGTCGTCTGATGCTTGCCGAAAACTCCGATGCGGCGAATGCTGCCTATCAGGTGGGTTATGAAAGCCCCTCACAGTTCAGCCGCGAATATTCCCGGATGTTCGGTGCGCCGCCAATCAGGGATATTGAACGTTTACGCACAGCCTAA
- a CDS encoding DevA family ABC transporter ATP-binding protein: MKTKFIVSINDLNHYFGEKKVRSQILFDINFNIKFGEIVIMTGPSGSGKTTLLTLIGGLRSVQEGSLKFLGQELSGASNEQLVKVRRHIGYIFQAHNLLDFLTARQNVQMSLELHKNIPEWEARSKSEAILNAVKLENRVNYYPSDLSGGQKQRVAIARALVSHPKLVLADEPTAALDSKTGRDVVTLMQKLAKEQNCAILMVTHDNRILDIADRIIQMEDGYLVKEVSYLPNGS; encoded by the coding sequence ATGAAAACAAAGTTTATTGTGAGTATTAACGATCTAAATCATTATTTCGGCGAGAAAAAAGTACGAAGTCAAATATTATTCGATATTAATTTTAATATCAAATTTGGAGAAATTGTGATTATGACTGGGCCATCAGGTTCAGGAAAAACAACTTTACTGACTTTAATTGGTGGGTTACGCTCTGTCCAAGAGGGAAGCCTTAAATTTTTAGGTCAAGAGCTTTCTGGAGCTAGTAATGAGCAATTAGTTAAAGTACGCCGCCACATTGGGTATATTTTCCAAGCTCATAACTTATTAGATTTCTTAACAGCCAGACAAAATGTTCAAATGTCGCTAGAATTACACAAAAATATTCCTGAATGGGAAGCTCGTAGCAAATCAGAAGCTATACTAAATGCCGTTAAATTGGAAAATAGAGTTAATTATTACCCATCTGATCTCTCAGGAGGACAAAAACAACGGGTAGCAATTGCTCGTGCTTTAGTAAGTCATCCAAAATTAGTTTTAGCTGATGAGCCTACAGCTGCTTTAGACAGTAAGACAGGCCGAGATGTTGTCACCCTAATGCAGAAACTAGCTAAAGAACAGAATTGTGCTATCTTAATGGTCACTCACGACAACAGAATTTTAGATATTGCCGATCGCATAATTCAGATGGAAGATGGTTATTTAGTCAAAGAGGTTTCGTATCTACCAAATGGATCATAA
- a CDS encoding HAD family phosphatase: MLAAILFDLDGTIVNTDPIHYRAWQEMLSNYSVEIDETFYKSRISGRLNPEIVKDILPQLSTAEGQKFADEKEALFRKLASDLKPLDGFSELLAWTETHQLKRALVTNAPRLNAEFMLEVLGIKEAFHTVVLADDCIAGKPDPAPYQAALNKLAISAEEAIALEDSPSGIRAAVGADIRTIGIASTHNPLVLQEVGAFMAIPDFTDLQLWTLLNSLIEPDLSAIASNL, encoded by the coding sequence ATGCTAGCTGCAATTCTCTTTGACCTCGACGGCACTATTGTCAATACTGACCCCATACACTACCGAGCTTGGCAGGAAATGCTGTCAAATTACAGCGTTGAAATTGACGAAACATTTTATAAATCCCGAATTAGCGGGCGGCTAAATCCAGAAATTGTTAAGGATATTTTGCCACAATTATCAACGGCAGAAGGGCAGAAATTTGCAGACGAAAAAGAGGCGCTTTTCCGCAAACTCGCCTCGGATCTTAAACCATTGGATGGATTTTCTGAGCTACTAGCATGGACAGAAACACATCAATTAAAGCGGGCATTAGTAACTAATGCGCCTAGATTAAATGCAGAATTTATGCTAGAGGTATTGGGAATAAAAGAAGCTTTCCATACAGTTGTTTTAGCGGATGATTGTATTGCAGGTAAACCTGACCCTGCACCCTACCAAGCCGCCCTGAATAAATTGGCGATTTCAGCAGAGGAAGCGATCGCATTAGAAGACTCTCCCTCTGGTATTCGGGCGGCGGTGGGCGCAGATATCCGCACTATTGGCATCGCTTCCACCCACAATCCGCTAGTTTTGCAGGAAGTTGGCGCATTTATGGCAATTCCAGATTTTACTGATTTGCAGTTGTGGACATTACTCAACTCACTCATAGAGCCAGATTTAAGTGCGATTGCTTCTAACCTATAA
- a CDS encoding ABC exporter membrane fusion protein yields the protein MVQKQKQSFIKPFIKPVVWWPVILATTMTIATGAASFYTFSRFQLSSKVQPIATPRSSPKMTTIAALGRLEPQGEVIRLSAPESQGGVRVTKLMVNKGDRVRQGQVVAMLDSYFPRLAALEKAQQQVLVAQANLNQVKAGAKAGDISAQKATIARLEAELRGETSAQEATIARLEADWRNAESENQRYQQLYKDGAISASDADTKRLRVDTVQQQLNEAKASLKRTIETLQKQLIEAKARLKSIAEVRPTDIAAAQADVESALASVNQAKAEWDLSIVRSPITGQIMKINTWPGEIIGTTGIADLGRTQQMYVVAEVYETDVKKVRIGQSAIITSDALPGKLRGKVTDIGLQVGKQNIFNNNPQADTDNKIVDVKIRIDNLQDNQRVAGLTDLQVEVIINI from the coding sequence ATGGTACAGAAACAAAAACAGTCATTCATCAAACCATTCATTAAACCTGTAGTTTGGTGGCCAGTTATATTAGCAACTACTATGACTATAGCTACTGGTGCAGCCTCTTTCTATACCTTTTCACGATTTCAGTTGTCTTCAAAAGTACAGCCTATAGCTACCCCACGTAGTTCTCCTAAAATGACTACTATTGCAGCATTAGGACGTTTAGAACCTCAAGGAGAGGTTATTCGTCTATCGGCTCCAGAGTCCCAAGGGGGTGTTAGGGTAACAAAACTGATGGTAAACAAAGGAGACAGAGTGCGACAGGGGCAAGTAGTTGCAATGCTTGACAGTTACTTTCCTCGTCTTGCAGCTTTAGAAAAAGCTCAACAACAAGTCTTAGTTGCTCAAGCTAATCTTAACCAGGTAAAAGCTGGCGCAAAAGCTGGAGATATATCTGCACAAAAAGCAACTATTGCTCGTTTAGAAGCTGAGTTGCGCGGAGAAACTTCTGCTCAAGAAGCAACGATCGCTCGCTTAGAGGCTGATTGGCGGAATGCTGAAAGCGAAAATCAGCGCTATCAGCAGTTATATAAAGATGGTGCAATTTCAGCCTCCGACGCAGATACTAAACGTTTGCGAGTCGATACAGTTCAACAGCAACTCAATGAAGCTAAAGCTTCTCTCAAGCGCACTATAGAAACTCTTCAAAAGCAGTTAATCGAGGCCAAAGCCAGACTCAAGAGTATTGCTGAGGTTCGTCCTACCGATATAGCAGCAGCACAAGCTGATGTTGAAAGTGCATTAGCCTCAGTTAACCAGGCTAAGGCAGAGTGGGATTTAAGTATTGTGCGATCGCCCATAACCGGGCAAATCATGAAAATTAATACTTGGCCTGGAGAAATTATCGGCACTACAGGAATCGCTGATTTAGGTCGCACACAACAGATGTATGTGGTAGCAGAAGTCTATGAAACTGATGTTAAAAAAGTACGTATCGGTCAGTCTGCGATTATTACTAGCGATGCTTTACCAGGGAAATTACGAGGAAAAGTTACAGATATTGGTTTACAAGTTGGCAAACAAAATATCTTCAATAATAACCCTCAAGCAGACACAGATAACAAAATAGTTGATGTAAAAATTCGTATTGATAATCTTCAAGATAACCAGCGCGTTGCTGGTCTGACTGATTTACAGGTAGAGGTAATTATTAATATTTAG
- a CDS encoding TrkA family potassium uptake protein: protein MLPLTEVHSPPSTNSKKPQDLFLVCGLQSLGQHCVAVLKEYDVKVNAIDDVQLEHWEVPEVPSLLEKLIVGDCRQPSILEQAGIKQCRSILLVTRNERINIEAAFAARRLNPHVRLIVRSDKQNFNKLLSENLGNFVAFEPTHLSAHAFALASLGSEAIGYFTLEGQLLQVIKHQVQANDSWCNGKPVHRLNLTTRRILSHTTVSSDPLKELFEWNPEAEVQVGDTLVYIDVAYELALSEQHTNKSYRHWQWQEFFQGITAKNFKQKIVQFWQSYYQSQNQIRRIATIYGITVIILWFVGIILYRLYYPDITLQEAFYATAVLLLGGYGDLFGGVEFRSQSEPSDRIPWWLRFFSLGLTLTGQAFVGVLYALVTDALVTSRFHFFNSRPPIPKRNHVVIIGLNRLGQKVAALLQELNQPLVGIHTTTLDQDTLPDMPLIIGNTTEALTKVNLSRAKSIVLVGDDNMENLEIGLMAHGMNPATSLIIRSQDRHFSDNIAPLFPYAQVLCGAALSAEVFACAAFGENVLSLFHLSEQIVMVTEYNIEEGDTLNGLLLSEIASGYSVVPILYHKYRRDNYSLMPWYDVKLYAGDRLIVLATSISLQRIEWGEMLPRLWQVQIEKALTPNAIIYGAEEIVLITGCSLATARQWMSNLPGVLPIPLYKHQAQRLVRALTKIQVLANVIFIGQGSSST, encoded by the coding sequence ATGCTGCCATTAACAGAAGTGCATTCCCCTCCCAGCACCAATTCCAAAAAACCCCAAGACCTTTTCTTAGTATGCGGACTCCAAAGTTTAGGGCAACATTGTGTTGCAGTCTTAAAGGAGTACGACGTTAAAGTCAACGCCATTGATGATGTACAACTCGAACATTGGGAAGTTCCAGAAGTACCAAGCTTACTAGAAAAGTTAATCGTAGGAGACTGCCGCCAGCCAAGTATTTTAGAGCAGGCAGGTATAAAGCAATGTCGCTCAATACTTTTAGTCACAAGAAATGAGCGGATAAATATAGAAGCAGCGTTTGCAGCACGGCGACTTAATCCTCACGTTCGCCTGATTGTACGTTCTGACAAACAAAATTTCAACAAACTTTTGTCCGAAAACTTAGGTAATTTTGTTGCCTTTGAGCCTACCCATCTCTCTGCTCATGCCTTTGCTTTAGCATCTCTCGGATCTGAAGCAATTGGGTATTTTACCTTAGAAGGGCAACTATTGCAAGTAATCAAGCACCAAGTACAAGCGAACGATAGCTGGTGCAATGGCAAACCAGTACATAGACTCAATCTTACAACTCGCCGCATTTTGAGTCACACAACAGTTTCATCCGATCCACTCAAAGAATTGTTTGAATGGAACCCAGAAGCAGAAGTGCAGGTAGGAGACACGCTCGTTTACATTGATGTTGCATACGAATTAGCTTTATCTGAGCAACATACAAATAAATCTTACCGCCATTGGCAGTGGCAAGAGTTTTTTCAAGGCATCACAGCGAAGAATTTTAAGCAGAAAATAGTACAATTTTGGCAATCTTACTACCAAAGCCAAAATCAAATCCGGCGAATTGCAACAATTTATGGTATTACCGTAATCATCCTGTGGTTCGTTGGAATAATTCTTTACCGCTTGTATTATCCTGACATCACCCTGCAAGAAGCTTTCTATGCAACAGCAGTGTTGCTCTTGGGAGGATACGGAGATTTATTTGGCGGTGTTGAATTTAGATCGCAATCTGAACCTTCAGATCGTATCCCTTGGTGGTTGCGGTTCTTTAGCCTGGGACTCACGTTAACAGGTCAAGCTTTCGTAGGAGTATTATATGCACTGGTGACTGATGCTCTTGTCACTTCCAGATTTCATTTTTTCAATTCTCGTCCTCCTATACCAAAACGCAACCATGTAGTGATTATTGGTTTAAATCGCTTGGGACAGAAAGTTGCTGCTCTTTTGCAAGAACTCAATCAGCCATTGGTGGGAATTCATACTACCACTCTCGACCAAGATACTTTACCAGATATGCCCTTGATTATTGGCAATACTACCGAAGCCCTCACTAAGGTAAATCTCTCCCGTGCTAAAAGCATTGTTTTAGTTGGGGACGATAATATGGAAAATCTGGAAATTGGTTTGATGGCTCATGGAATGAACCCCGCCACAAGCTTGATTATCCGCTCTCAAGATCGCCATTTTAGTGATAATATCGCCCCTCTGTTTCCCTATGCTCAAGTTTTATGTGGCGCGGCTTTGTCGGCAGAAGTTTTTGCTTGTGCTGCCTTTGGAGAAAATGTTCTCAGCTTGTTTCACTTGAGCGAGCAAATAGTCATGGTGACGGAATACAATATTGAAGAAGGTGACACCCTCAACGGGTTGCTTCTATCTGAAATCGCATCTGGCTATAGTGTTGTGCCGATTCTGTACCATAAATATCGGCGAGATAATTACTCGTTGATGCCCTGGTATGATGTTAAACTTTACGCTGGCGATCGCTTGATTGTTTTAGCCACAAGCATTAGTTTGCAGCGAATCGAATGGGGTGAAATGCTGCCTCGCCTTTGGCAGGTGCAGATCGAGAAAGCTCTGACTCCAAATGCTATTATCTATGGTGCTGAAGAAATAGTTTTGATTACAGGATGTAGTTTAGCTACTGCTAGGCAGTGGATGAGTAATTTGCCTGGAGTATTGCCAATACCACTTTATAAACATCAAGCTCAACGTCTGGTGCGGGCGCTAACAAAAATACAAGTTTTGGCAAATGTAATCTTCATTGGGCAAGGCAGTAGTTCGACTTGA